A single Acropora palmata chromosome 5, jaAcrPala1.3, whole genome shotgun sequence DNA region contains:
- the LOC141881267 gene encoding serine/threonine-protein kinase pim-3-like: MLGAGGFGLVIAATQKKGNLPVAIKFVHKSSVKEFRKIDGKEIPAEAYFQFQAHNRNVIDIYEVIEIDDFFVYVMERPENCKDLFQIIEDRYKAKSALTEKEARKYFIQVLNANICCEENGVLHRDVKPENILIDMSCDEAKLIDFGLSSEIQQKPFTRFRGTTTYMPPEYYKFKQYDGCQGTVWQMGILLVDMLSPVFNAFEHISDAFTKPPYVPNDLSPGVFWVLLVILIAISYDFLARTNHHKTNR; this comes from the exons ATGCTTGGAGCTGGAGGGTTTGGCCTAGTTATTGCTGCCACACAAAAGAAAGGCAATCTTCCG GTGGCGATAAAATTTGTGCACAAGAGTTCAGTCAAGGAATTTAGGAAG ATCgatggaaaagaaattccaGCCGAAGCGTATTTCCAATTCCAAGCTCACAACCGCAATGTGATCGACATTTACGAGGTGATCGAGATCGACGACTTCTTCGTGTACGTGATGGAAAGAccagaaaattgtaaagactTGTTCCAAATCATTGAGGATAGATACAAGGCCAAATCTGCGCTGACAGAAAAGGAAGCacgaaaatatttcattcaaGTCCTGAATGCCAACATTTGCTGCGAAGAGAATGGAGTTCTGCACCGAGATGTGAAACCTGAAAATATTCTGATTGATATGAGCTGTGATGAGGCAAAGCTGATCGATTTTGGACTATCGTCGGAGATCCAACAAAAACCTTTTACCAGGTTTAGAG GTACAACAACCTACATGCCTCCAGAATACtacaaattcaaacaatatgATGGTTGCCAAGGAACCGTGTGGCAGATGGGAATTCTTCTGGTTGATATGTTATCACCTGTTTTCAATGCATTTGAACACATAAGCGATGCTTTCACAAAGCCACCTTACGTACCCAATGATCTCTCACCAGGTGTTTTTTGGGTATTATTGgttattttaattgctatttcttATGACTTCCTGGCCCGCACCAACCACCACAAAACAAATCGCTAA